The Orcinus orca chromosome 4, mOrcOrc1.1, whole genome shotgun sequence genome includes a region encoding these proteins:
- the TACC3 gene encoding transforming acidic coiled-coil-containing protein 3 isoform X4, producing MSLHVFSDENVTGDKSTENCDFLFSPLELTGRSSVLRLSQKENVPPKTTAKAMKVTFQTPLRDPQTHRILSPSTGSKLEACFALGDTIGLENCHQVWTQKENVNYVFLKSQQFTKETDTRTTNGILQKPAVADANPASDHMRPASDDRHRSGPSSAPQACLDPASSSQMPESVETPEASPGQTSGSPEPTQEEHVHPHSLEESATSTSTILEDPPGMASQDRTEDPLRATGENSSGLPAPSAGAASAPGTHPGGARGAEPLVDLPSEAPAGPVEAGGATFPSPQKEEAEGQTADSLRSEPVRLEFDFSDGTIKGPPPLRKRGKTPALRPPSRRPEARQEKEEKALVEAGEGPDPPPRGSNSLDQDKLDDPDCNPTRGDGEAQPPEHPKSGPATEASSPSRQVPLASADDTPALQTSAGTAEAAGEEGTTDASGASAPTSSPGSEPPTVPTDPTPATPRGPEPGLDLSGEHFWDPAEVLGTGAEVDYLEQFGASSFKESALRKQSLYLKFDPLLQDSPRGPAPVAPEPSSPSDSRGGQPDRPHGPRVPNIDPVALGESLGRPLRTQTACVFSSGLSARGTDAHSSGSPPEAQLLDLDFAGAPDVPTLGPAPCDLGPRAPLLPVGPIVDVLQYSQKDLDTAENHGRV from the exons ATGAGTCTGCACGTCTTCAGTGACGAAAATGTCACTGGTGACAAAAGTACAGAAAACTGCGACTTCCTGTTTTCACCACTGGAACTTACCGGAAGATCATCTGTTCTCCGTCTGTCACAGAAAGAAAACGTACCACCTAAGACCACAGCCAAAGCTATGAAG GTTACTTTTCAGACACCTCTGCGGGATCCGCAGACACACAGGATTTTAAGTCCCAGCACGGGCAGCAAGCTTGAAGCTTGCTTTGCTCTGGGCGACACCATTGGACTAGAAAACTGTCATCAAGTCTGGACCCAGAAAGAGAA TGTTAACTACGTCTTTCTAAAAAGCCAACAGTTCACCAAGGAAACAGACACTAGAACGACCAATGGAATTCTCCAGAAACCAGCAGTGGCCGATGCCAACCCCGCTTCAGATCACATGAGACCGGCCTCTGACGACAGGCATCGCAGCGGGCCCTCCTCGGCTCCCCAGGCCTGCCTGGATCCTGCAAGCTCTTCCCAGATGCCCGAAAGTGTTGAAACCCCAGAGGCATCTCCGGGACAAACGTCAGGCAGCCCTGAGCCCACCCAGGAAGAACACGTCCATCCTCATTCCTTAGAGGAAAGTGCTACCTCTACCTCCACAATTCTAGAAGACCCTCCCGGGATGGCATCCCAGGACAGAACAGAGGACCCGCTGAGAGCCACAGGAGAAAACTCGAGCGGGCTCCCTGCGCCCTCTGCCGGGGCCGCTTCAGCTCCTGGTACCCACCCCGGCGGAGCCCGCGGAGCAGAGCCCCTCGTGGACCTGCCTAGCGAGGCCCCAGCTGGCCCCGTGGAGGCTGGAGGTGCCACGTTCCCCAGTCCTCAGAAGGAGGAGGCCGAAGGGCAAACGGCCGACTCTTTGAGGAGTGAGCCCGTAAGGCTGGAATTTGACTTTTCTGACGGCACCATCAAAGGGCCGCCCCCACTGAGGAAACGAGGGAAGACCCCGGCTCTCAGACCTCCCTCGAGGAGACCAGAGGCGAggcaggaaaaggaggaaaaggcccTCGTGGAGGCGGGCGAGGGTCCCGATCCCCCTCCCCGCGGGTCCAACAGCCTGGACCAGGACAAGCTGGACGACCCAGACTGTAACCCCACCAGAGGTGACGGAGAGGCCCAGCCCCCAGAGCACCCCAAGAGCGGGCCGGCCACAGAGGCCTCGTCTCCAAGCCG GCAGGTGCCCTTGGCCTCGGCGGATGACACACCGGCGTTGCAGACCTCGGCAGGGACCGCAGAAGCGGCGGGCGAG GAGGGGACCACAGACGCTTCGGGGGCATCGGCTCCAACCAGCAGCCCGGGCAGCGAGCCACCAACCGTGCCCACTGACCCCACACCCGCAACCCCCCGGGGGCCGGAGCCCGGCCTGGACCTGAGTGGGGAGCACTTCTGGGACCCCGCCGAGG TTCTAGGCACGGGGGCCGAGGTGGATTACCTGGAGCAGTTCGGGGCGTCCTCG TTTAAGGAGTCGGCCCTGAGGAAGCAGTCCTTGTACCTTAAGTTTGACCCACTGCTGCAGGACAGCCCCCGGGGGCCGGCACCTGTGGCCCCGGAGCCCAGCAG CCCCTCCGACAGCAGAGGTGGGCAGCCTGATAGGCCGCATGGCCCACGTGTCCCGAATATTGACCCCGTGGCCCTGGGGGAGAGTCTGGGCCGACCCCTACGCACGCAGACAGCATGCGTGTTCTCTTCTGGTCTCAGTGCACGGGGCACAGACGCGCATTCCTCGGGAAGCCCCCCGGAGGCCCAGCTGCTGGACCTGGACTTTGCAGGAGCCCCGGACGTTCCC ACGCTCGGCCCAGCTCCTTGTGACCTCGGACCCAGGGCTCCGCTGCTGCCCGTGGGGCCCATTGTGGACGTGCTGCAGTACAGCCAGAAGGACCTGGACACTGCG GAAAATCATGGACGCGTTTGA